CCTGAGCCAGTGATGTTAAGGTTTATGATCTTTATTTTTTTGCTAAATTTATAAAGTCCAAGGTCCTCTTCAAGCAAAGCGATAGTGATCTCATTGTCTTTGCAAAGCTCATTTGCAAGCACGTTTAGCACGCGCTCAGCTCCGCCATTTCTAAGCGCAGCTATTACAAAAAGAATTTTCACTTCACACCTCCAAGCCTTAAAAGCTCCAGCCATTTTTTATAAATTTGCTCCACGCTAAACTCATCAAGTCTAGCCCTTGCATTTTTAGCAAATTCGCCCATTTTTGCCTCATCTTGTAGTAAATTTGCAAGCTTTTCGCTCATCTGATCAGCGTCATTTATTTCGCAAAGCAAGCCATCAAAGCCATTCTTTATAAGCTCTTTTGCTCCACTTGTCCTTGTCGCAACCCGCACGCAGTCATAGTTTATCGCCTCTATCAAAGTGTTTCCAAGACCCTCGAAATTTGAGCAAGAAAGCAGCACCTTTGCCCTTTTATAAAGCGAAGCGATGTCGCTTACATTGCCTAAAAACTCTACATCAGCACCCAAGCTTTTAGCTAAATTTTCTAAATTTGCTCTCTCTCCGCCATCCCCAGCGACAGCAAATTTATAGCCGCTTTGCTTTAAGTTTGCAGCCACTCTTACAAACATTTCGCAGTTTTTTATCTTATTTAGCCTACCAACAAAGATGACTAAATTTTCTTTAGCAAAGCCCTCACTACGCACCTTTTCAAAGAGCGGG
This portion of the Campylobacter concisus genome encodes:
- a CDS encoding glycosyltransferase, yielding MRILFVTSTLRSGGAERVCAVIASRFSMDHEVSLVKFDKDEPFYELASGVKLINLGVGADELGLVGNLKKRVLKVLALRALIREGKFDAVISFLDAVNTLVLFSSAGLKTPIVISEHTNYLAPKRAIFKVLRRISYPFANALSVLSDEDLGYYSKFCKNVMKIYNPLFEKVRSEGFAKENLVIFVGRLNKIKNCEMFVRVAANLKQSGYKFAVAGDGGERANLENLAKSLGADVEFLGNVSDIASLYKRAKVLLSCSNFEGLGNTLIEAINYDCVRVATRTSGAKELIKNGFDGLLCEINDADQMSEKLANLLQDEAKMGEFAKNARARLDEFSVEQIYKKWLELLRLGGVK